In Corylus avellana chromosome ca2, CavTom2PMs-1.0, the following proteins share a genomic window:
- the LOC132170272 gene encoding cullin-4, translated as MSLPTKRSATSDATTASTSPPSPPPPHFPPMKKAKSQALAFDPKNGLHHHQDNTAHSNNVVVFDPSSMALDDDLKPDDSSAPPRSVAANLSRKKAQPPQPAKKLVIKLLKAKPTLPANFEEDTWAKLKSAISAIFLKQPDPIDSEILYQAVNDLCLHKLGGNLYQRIEKECEAHIYAALQSLVGQSPDLVVFLSLVERCWQDLCDQMLLIRGIALYLDRTYVKQTPSVRSLWDMGLQLFRKHLSLSPEVEHKTVTGLLRMIERERLGEAVDRTLLNHLLKMFTALGIYSESFEKPFLECTSEFYAAEGMKYMQQSDVPDYLKHVETRLHEEHERCLLYLDASTRKPLIATAEKKLLEHHISAILDKGFMMLMDGNRIEDLQRMYSLFSRVSALESLRQALSSYIRRTGQGIVMDEEKDKDMVSSLLEFKASLDTIWEESFSKNDGFCNTIKDAFEHLINLRQNRPAELIAKFLDEKLRAGNKGTSEEELEGTLDKVLVLFRFIQGKDVFEAFYKKDLAKRLLLGKSASIDAEKSMISKLKTECGSQFTNKLEGMFKDIELSKEINESFKQSSQARTKLPSGIELSVHVLTTGYWPTYPPMDVRLPHELNVYQDIFKEFYLSKYSGRRLMWQNSLGHCVLKAEFPKGKKELAVSLFQTVVLMLFNDAEKLSFQDIKDSTGIEDKELRRTLQSLACGKVRVLQKLPKGRDVEDDDSFMFNDIFTAPLYRIKVNAIQMKETVEENTSTTERVFQDRQYQVDAAIVRIMKTRKVLSHTLLITELFQQLKFPIKPADLKKRIESLIDREYLERDKNNPQIYNYLA; from the exons ATGTCTCTCCCCACCAAACGCTCAGCCACCAGCGACGCCACCACTGCCTCCACCTCTCCTCCTTCTCCTCCCCCTCCTCACTTCCCCCCTATGAAAAAGGCCAAGTCCCAAGCCCTCGCTTTCGACCCCAAAAACGGCCTACACCACCACCAAGACAACACCGCTCACAGCAACAACGTCGTCGTTTTCGATCCCTCCTCTATGGCCCTAGACGACGATCTCAAGCCCGACGACTCCTCTGCGCCCCCTCGCTCCGTCGCCGCCAATTTGTCCCGGAAGAAGGCCCAGCCACCCCAGCCTGCTAAGAAGCTCGTTATCAAGCTCCTCAAAG CTAAACCAACACTGCCTGCAAATTTTGAAGAGGATACATGGGCAAAGCTGAAGTCGGCTATATCTGCTATCTTTTTAAAGCAGCCAGATCCTATTGACTCAGAAATACTTTATCAG GCTGTTAATGATCTTTGTCTGCACAAATTGGGGGGAAATCTTTATCAACGGATTGAAAAGGAGTGTGAAGCACACATATATGCAGCGCTGCAATCCTTGGTTGGCCAAAGCCCAGATTTGGTGGTTTTTTTATCACTCGTCGAGAGATGCTGGCAGGATCTTTGTGATCAAATGTTGTTGATTCGTGGTATAGCCTTGTATCTAGATAGAACATATGTGAAGCAAACACCTAGCGTACGATCACTGTGGGACATGGGATTGCAGCTTTTCCGCAAACATCTTTCATTGTCTCCAGAAGTTGAGCACAAAACTGTCACTGGCCTTTTAAGAATGATTGAGAGGGAAAG ATTAGGTGAAGCAGTTGATAGAACTCTTCTTAACCATCTTTTGAAGATGTTTACTGCTCTAGGAATTTACTCAGAAAGCTTTGAGAAGCCATTCCTTGAGTGCACATCTGAGTTTTATGCTGCTGAAGGAATGAAATACATGCAGCAATCAGACGTTCCAGATTATTTGAAGCATGTGGAG ACAAGGTTGCACGAGGAACATGAAAGATGTTTACTCTACCTGGACGCAAGTACAAGAAAGCCACTAATTGCAACTGCAGAAAAGAAACTCCTTGAACACCACATATCTGCCATTCTTGATAAG GGCTTCATGATGCTAATGGATGGCAACCGTATTGAGGACCTTCAGAGGATGTATTCACTGTTTTCAAGGGTGAGTGCTCTTGAATCACTAAGGCAAGCTCTTAGCTCATACATTCGCAGAACTGGGCAGGGCATTGTTATGGATGAAGAGAAAGACAAAGATATGGTGTCGTCCCTTTTAGAATTTAAGGCTTCGCTTGACACAATATGGGAAGAAAGCTTTTCCAAGAATGATGGATTTTGCAACACCATTAAGGATGCATTTGAGCATCTCATCAATCTCCGTCAg AACCGGCCTGCTGAGCTGATTGCAAAGTTTCTGGATGAGAAGCTTCGTGCTGGGAATAAGGGTACTTCTGAGGAGGAATTGGAGGGTACACTCGATAAAGTTCTGGTTTTATTCAGATTTATCCAG GGCAAGGATGTGTTTGAAGCATTCTACAAGAAGGATCTTGCGAAAAGGTTGCTTTTGGGAAAGAGTGCTTCTATTGATGCGGAGAAGTCGATGATCTCTAAG CTGAAGACAGAGTGTGGCAGCCAATTTACAAACAAACTTGAGGGAATGTTCAAA GACATTGAATTATCAAAAGAGATAAATGAATCCTTCAAACAATCATCCCAGGCCAGGACAAAACTCCCATCAGGGATTGAGCTGAGTGTGCATGTTTTAACAACAGG GTACTGGCCAACATATCCGCCCATGGATGTCAGACTGCCTCATGAATTGAATGTCTACCAG GACATTTTCAAGGAGTTCTACTTGAGCAAGTACAGTGGAAGGCGCTTAATGTGGCAAAATTCACTAGGTCACTGTGTGTTAAAAGCCGAATTTCCTAAAGGTAAAAAGGAGCTGGCCGTTTCACTATTTCAG ACTGTTGTGTTAATGCTCTTTAATGATGCGGAGAAGCTAAGTTTTCAAGATATTAAGGACTCAACCGGGATTGAGGATAAGGAACTGAGGAGGACTCTGCAGTCCCTTGCATGTGGGAAAGTTCGAGTCCTACAAAAG TTGCCTAAGGGTAGAGATGTGGAGGATGATGATTCATTTATGTTCAATGACATATTTACGGCTCCTCTTTACCGTATAAAG GTAAATGCAATCCAAATGAAGGAAACAGTGGAGGAGAATACAAGCACCACCGAAAGAGTATTTCAGGACCGTCAATATCAG GTTGATGCTGCCATCGTTCGAATAATGAAGACTAGAAAAGTACTGAGTCACACGCTTCTGATAACCGAACTCTTCCAACAG CTCAAGTTTCCAATAAAGCCAGCTGATTTGAAGAAAAGGATTGAAAGCCTGATTGACAGGGAGTATCTGGAGCGTGACAAAAACAACCCGCAGATATACAATTACTTGGCGTGA
- the LOC132171904 gene encoding uncharacterized protein LOC132171904, with amino-acid sequence MGAITSAVIAIAGVVLGWIAIEIACKPCLDQGRTAIDRSLNPDYDPDDDVSSNIRAPLNPTSDFQEILADPTPPVASSAPVKAV; translated from the coding sequence ATGGGGGCGATAACAAGCGCAGTGATAGCAATAGCGGGGGTGGTGCTGGGCTGGATCGCCATCGAGATCGCCTGCAAGCCCTGCCTGGACCAGGGCCGCACCGCCATCGACCGCTCTCTCAACCCAGATTACGACCCCGACGACGACGTTTCCTCCAACATTCGCGCCCCTCTCAACCCCACCTCCGATTTTCAAGAGATCCTCGCCGATCCAACGCCCCCCGTTGCTTCTTCAGCTCCCGTCAAGGCCGTTTGA